Proteins encoded by one window of Maliibacterium massiliense:
- a CDS encoding helix-turn-helix transcriptional regulator: MTFGEKLCSLRRARGLSQEQLAEQLDVSRQSVSKWEADASMPEIARLVAIADFFGTSVDDLVRSGGQARGAAQDTAAMMAELGQIRRAIHGRDTYEYKSKARFLGIPLVHVKFSRNGVSVARGVIAIGNIAMGFFSLGGLALGLLLALGGVAVGGLSLGGVSIGLIAFGGCAIGMYAAGGVAVASELALGGAASGKVAIGGATHGVHTLHVVEETTAEQVRTFILRYCPSAPNWLARWLSFFR; encoded by the coding sequence ATGACGTTTGGAGAAAAGCTGTGCAGCCTGCGCAGGGCGCGCGGGCTTTCGCAGGAGCAGCTGGCCGAGCAGCTGGACGTATCGCGCCAGTCGGTGAGCAAATGGGAGGCGGACGCGAGCATGCCGGAGATCGCCCGCCTGGTGGCAATCGCGGATTTTTTTGGTACAAGCGTGGACGATCTGGTGCGCAGCGGGGGCCAGGCGCGCGGCGCGGCGCAGGATACGGCGGCCATGATGGCGGAGCTGGGGCAGATCCGGCGCGCCATCCATGGGCGGGATACCTATGAGTATAAGAGCAAGGCCCGCTTTCTGGGCATACCGCTGGTGCACGTCAAGTTTTCACGCAATGGCGTAAGCGTGGCGCGCGGCGTGATCGCCATCGGCAACATCGCGATGGGCTTTTTCAGCCTGGGCGGGCTGGCGCTGGGGCTGCTTCTGGCGCTGGGCGGCGTTGCGGTAGGAGGCCTGAGCCTGGGCGGCGTAAGCATCGGCCTGATCGCCTTTGGGGGCTGCGCCATCGGCATGTACGCCGCAGGTGGTGTGGCCGTCGCCTCGGAGCTTGCCCTCGGCGGCGCAGCATCGGGCAAGGTGGCCATCGGCGGCGCTACGCACGGCGTCCACACCCTGCATGTGGTGGAGGAAACCACGGCCGAGCAGGTGCGTACGTTTATCCTGCGATACTGCCCAAGCGCACCAAACTGGCTGGCGCGGTGGCTATCGTTCTTTCGGTAA
- a CDS encoding hemolysin family protein — MDSIWQQLLLQLILILINAFFAATEIAVISLNPTRLRKMADEGDKSAPRLLKLLEAPAGFLSTIQIGITLAGFLGSAFAADNFSEYLVRWVYDDLGFTALSPATLDTLSVIVITLILSYFTLVLGELVPKRIAMQKPMEVARVSCRVVSALSVVMKPVVWFLSVSTNGLLRLLGMRTEAQDETVTEDEIRMMVELGGEKGTIDENEQAWIQNVFAFGDTTVREIMTHEADVVAFPIDTPDAEIVRVIRESGLSRYPVYDEDINDIQGILNARDFLMNQSAPEPQSLEALLRPAYFVPETLHADQLFKDMQREKHHFTVVIDEYGQTSGIVTMEDLLEEIVGNIYDEFDPAEPPEIQQLEENLWRVSGSAPIADVVAALGVPLPDEVDYDTLGGMVLSCLRTIPEDGTTLDVQVNGLDIHVLQIAERRIETALVRKLPSAPDGQGAPCANERTQDTPRQDA; from the coding sequence TTGGATTCCATCTGGCAACAGCTGCTGCTGCAGCTCATCCTGATTTTGATCAACGCCTTTTTTGCCGCCACCGAGATTGCGGTAATCTCCCTGAACCCTACCCGCCTGCGCAAAATGGCAGACGAGGGGGATAAGAGCGCGCCCCGCCTGCTGAAGCTGCTGGAGGCGCCTGCGGGTTTTCTCTCCACCATCCAAATCGGCATCACCCTGGCGGGCTTTTTGGGCAGCGCCTTTGCGGCGGATAACTTTTCGGAATATTTGGTGCGCTGGGTCTACGATGACCTGGGATTTACCGCGCTTTCCCCCGCAACGCTCGATACGCTCTCGGTCATCGTCATCACGCTGATCCTCTCCTATTTTACGCTGGTGCTGGGCGAACTGGTGCCCAAGCGCATCGCCATGCAGAAGCCCATGGAGGTGGCGCGCGTATCCTGCCGGGTGGTCTCGGCGCTCTCAGTGGTCATGAAGCCTGTGGTATGGTTTCTTTCGGTGTCCACCAACGGCCTGCTGCGCCTGCTTGGAATGCGCACCGAGGCGCAGGACGAAACTGTCACCGAGGATGAAATCCGCATGATGGTGGAGCTGGGCGGCGAGAAGGGCACCATCGACGAGAACGAACAGGCATGGATCCAGAACGTCTTTGCGTTTGGCGATACCACTGTGCGCGAGATCATGACCCATGAGGCGGACGTGGTGGCCTTCCCCATCGATACCCCTGATGCGGAAATCGTGCGCGTCATCCGGGAGAGCGGCCTTTCGCGCTACCCCGTCTACGATGAGGATATCAACGACATCCAGGGCATCCTCAACGCAAGGGATTTTCTCATGAACCAAAGCGCTCCCGAGCCCCAGAGCCTCGAGGCGCTGCTGCGACCCGCCTACTTTGTGCCCGAGACGCTGCACGCTGACCAGCTCTTTAAGGATATGCAGCGCGAAAAGCACCACTTCACCGTGGTTATCGACGAGTACGGGCAGACCAGCGGCATCGTCACTATGGAGGACCTGCTTGAGGAAATCGTGGGCAACATCTACGATGAGTTTGATCCGGCCGAGCCGCCGGAAATCCAGCAGCTGGAGGAAAACCTCTGGCGCGTCTCGGGCAGCGCGCCCATTGCGGACGTCGTCGCGGCGCTGGGCGTGCCCCTGCCAGACGAGGTGGACTACGATACCCTGGGCGGCATGGTGCTCAGCTGCCTGCGCACCATCCCCGAGGACGGCACCACGCTGGATGTACAGGTAAACGGCCTGGATATCCACGTCCTGCAGATCGCCGAGCGGCGCATCGAGACGGCGCTGGTGCGCAAGCTGCCTTCCGCGCCCGATGGTCAAGGCGCGCCTTGTGCCAACGAGCGGACGCAGGACACGCCGCGGCAGGACGCATAA
- the sigG gene encoding RNA polymerase sporulation sigma factor SigG: protein MAMNKVEICGVDTSKLKVLKADEMRALFASMQAGDPDARQQIIEGNLRLVLSIIQRFNNRGENPDDLFQIGCVGLIKAIDNFDTTLGVRFSTYAVPMIIGEIRRYLRDNNAIRVSRSLRDIAYKALSAREELSKAQGGEPNIEDVAKKLGLAREEVTYALDAIQEPLSLFEPIYHDGNDAIYVMDQVRDDKEREETWLEGISLREAMKKLGAREKKILYMRFYQGRTQMEVAKEIGISQAQVSRLEKTALHQMRRHV from the coding sequence ATGGCCATGAATAAAGTGGAAATATGCGGCGTGGATACGTCGAAATTAAAAGTGCTCAAGGCCGATGAGATGCGCGCGCTCTTTGCAAGCATGCAGGCGGGGGACCCCGACGCGCGCCAGCAGATCATCGAGGGCAACCTGCGGCTGGTGCTGAGCATCATTCAGCGCTTCAACAACCGCGGGGAGAATCCGGACGACCTGTTTCAGATCGGCTGCGTGGGCCTCATCAAGGCGATCGACAACTTTGATACCACGCTGGGCGTGCGCTTTTCCACCTACGCAGTGCCGATGATCATCGGCGAAATCCGCCGTTACTTGCGCGATAACAACGCCATCCGTGTCAGCCGTTCCCTGCGCGATATCGCCTACAAGGCGCTCTCGGCGCGCGAGGAGCTCTCCAAGGCGCAGGGCGGAGAGCCCAATATCGAGGACGTGGCCAAAAAGCTGGGGCTGGCGCGCGAGGAGGTCACCTACGCGCTGGACGCGATCCAGGAGCCGCTCTCGCTGTTTGAACCCATCTATCACGACGGCAACGACGCGATCTACGTGATGGACCAGGTGCGCGACGACAAGGAGCGCGAGGAGACCTGGCTGGAAGGCATCTCGCTGCGCGAGGCCATGAAGAAATTGGGCGCGCGCGAAAAGAAGATCCTCTACATGCGCTTTTACCAGGGCCGCACGCAGATGGAGGTGGCCAAGGAGATCGGCATCTCCCAGGCGCAGGTATCCCGATTGGAAAAGACGGCGCTGCATCAGATGCGCCGCCACGTGTAG
- the sigE gene encoding RNA polymerase sporulation sigma factor SigE, producing MRQRWTRWKIRLLTWFARLRLRRAGVHYIGGSEALPHSLSLKEEQELLARLGAGDEGVKPTLIERNLRLVVYIARKFENTGISIEDLISIGTIGLIKAVNTFDVSKKIKLATYASRCIENEILMYLRRNGKTRYEVSFDEPLNTDWDGNELLLSDILGTDSDLIFKSIEKDVDREMLKSAMCNLSLREKRIVMLRFGLDNGVEKTQKQVADMLGISQSYISRLEKRIIQRLKKEISKMA from the coding sequence ATGAGACAGAGATGGACGCGCTGGAAGATTCGACTGCTCACGTGGTTTGCGCGCCTGCGCTTGCGCAGGGCCGGCGTGCATTACATCGGCGGCAGCGAGGCACTGCCGCATTCACTCTCCCTCAAGGAGGAACAGGAGCTGCTGGCGCGGCTGGGCGCGGGCGACGAGGGCGTCAAGCCCACGCTCATCGAGCGCAACCTGCGCCTTGTGGTCTACATTGCGCGCAAGTTTGAGAACACGGGCATCAGCATAGAGGATTTGATTTCCATCGGCACCATCGGCCTGATCAAGGCGGTCAATACCTTTGACGTGAGCAAAAAGATCAAGCTGGCGACGTACGCCTCGCGCTGCATTGAAAACGAGATTTTGATGTACCTGCGGCGCAACGGCAAGACGCGCTACGAGGTCTCCTTTGACGAGCCGCTCAACACCGATTGGGACGGCAACGAGCTGCTGCTCTCCGATATTTTGGGCACCGACAGTGACCTAATCTTCAAAAGCATCGAAAAGGACGTGGACCGCGAGATGCTCAAAAGCGCGATGTGCAACCTATCCCTGCGCGAAAAGCGCATTGTGATGTTGCGCTTTGGCCTGGACAACGGCGTGGAAAAGACACAAAAACAGGTCGCAGACATGCTGGGCATCTCGCAGAGCTACATCTCGCGCCTGGAAAAACGCATCATCCAGCGGCTGAAAAAAGAGATCAGCAAAATGGCGTGA
- a CDS encoding sigma-E processing peptidase SpoIIGA, which produces MAYVYVEQLLIDNGLINAFLLYVCMRLVRRPPRAWRLALGSLAGTLGGVALLMVSTPLPLQWAAKIVLSAAMSVICVGARDGRLFLRMFGALWAVTLAMGGASLAMVFLLGGSFAAGQGYIALAGVNPGVYIAGGWLTYLLVRHVWLRARARGQRAQRQVTLRVRVDAREMACTALVDSGHSLRTPGSNRAVLVVEKRAIAPIMPAKLARIDLAEGGWSAFMAEAAALGWGGRWTCVPFSSVGGAGVLPAFAPDALFVEDAPCDAFVALFDGQLDEEGAFAALAPPELAG; this is translated from the coding sequence ATGGCGTATGTCTATGTGGAGCAGCTGCTGATCGACAACGGACTGATCAATGCGTTCCTATTATATGTATGCATGCGCCTGGTGCGCAGGCCCCCGCGCGCCTGGCGGCTGGCGCTGGGCAGCCTTGCGGGCACGCTGGGCGGCGTTGCGCTTTTGATGGTTTCCACCCCGCTGCCGCTGCAGTGGGCCGCGAAAATTGTCCTGTCCGCGGCGATGAGCGTGATCTGCGTGGGCGCGAGGGACGGGCGCCTTTTTTTGCGCATGTTTGGCGCGCTGTGGGCGGTGACGCTTGCCATGGGCGGGGCGTCGCTGGCGATGGTGTTCCTATTGGGTGGCTCCTTTGCCGCAGGGCAGGGGTACATCGCGCTTGCGGGGGTCAACCCGGGCGTGTATATTGCGGGGGGATGGCTGACGTATCTGCTGGTGCGCCATGTGTGGCTGCGCGCCCGCGCGCGCGGGCAGCGGGCCCAAAGGCAGGTGACGTTGCGCGTGCGCGTGGACGCGCGTGAAATGGCCTGCACCGCGCTGGTGGACAGTGGCCACAGCCTGCGCACCCCGGGCAGCAACCGCGCGGTGCTGGTGGTGGAGAAGCGCGCGATTGCGCCCATCATGCCGGCAAAGCTTGCCCGCATCGACCTGGCGGAGGGCGGCTGGAGCGCGTTTATGGCAGAGGCGGCGGCGCTCGGGTGGGGCGGCAGGTGGACCTGCGTGCCCTTCTCCAGCGTGGGCGGCGCGGGCGTGTTGCCCGCGTTTGCGCCGGACGCGCTCTTTGTGGAGGACGCGCCCTGCGACGCCTTTGTGGCGCTTTTTGACGGACAGCTCGATGAGGAGGGCGCCTTTGCCGCGCTGGCGCCGCCCGAGCTTGCGGGATAG
- the ftsZ gene encoding cell division protein FtsZ, which translates to MLEFDFGMDQAAQIKVVGVGGAGNNAVNRMIQSGLKGVEFISVNTDKQALYLSKANQKIQIGEKITKGLGAGADPEVGRRAAEESREEIMHNLKGADLVFVTAGMGGGTGTGAAPVVAEIAKEMGILTVGVVTKPFMFEGRQRAANAELGTGELRTKVDTLVIIPNDKLLQVVGKGTSMVEAFQIADDVLHQGIQGISDLIAVPGLINLDFADIRTIMKDRGIAHMGIGYGSGESRTMDAAKQAIQSPLLETSIEGATGVLINITGSEDLGMLEINEAASVISQAVDPEANIIFGAGIDPALESQVRITVIATGFDDVQSKSKAAAKVDAGAAPAAKVQPGAKPAAQKGSGGLIDPYNVKKPTAELGNMFGGSPAPRTRDRDMDYEPPRQARAYREQVEQDDDYEEQEDIPAFLRPRKRRR; encoded by the coding sequence GTGTTGGAATTTGATTTTGGCATGGATCAGGCGGCGCAAATCAAGGTCGTCGGCGTGGGCGGCGCAGGCAATAACGCTGTCAACCGAATGATTCAGTCGGGCCTCAAGGGGGTCGAGTTCATCTCGGTCAATACGGACAAGCAGGCGCTTTACCTCTCCAAGGCCAACCAGAAGATCCAAATCGGCGAGAAGATCACCAAGGGCCTGGGCGCGGGCGCGGACCCCGAGGTGGGCCGCCGCGCGGCGGAGGAGAGCCGCGAGGAGATCATGCACAACCTCAAGGGCGCAGATCTGGTGTTTGTCACCGCCGGCATGGGCGGCGGCACCGGCACGGGCGCGGCGCCTGTGGTGGCGGAGATCGCCAAGGAGATGGGTATCCTCACCGTGGGCGTAGTCACCAAGCCCTTCATGTTTGAGGGCCGCCAGCGCGCCGCCAACGCGGAGCTGGGCACGGGCGAGCTGCGCACCAAGGTGGATACCCTGGTGATCATCCCCAACGATAAACTGCTGCAGGTGGTGGGCAAGGGCACCTCCATGGTGGAGGCGTTCCAGATCGCCGACGACGTGCTGCACCAGGGCATCCAGGGTATCTCCGATCTGATCGCGGTGCCCGGCCTGATCAACCTGGACTTTGCGGACATCCGCACCATCATGAAGGACCGCGGCATCGCCCACATGGGCATCGGCTACGGCTCGGGCGAGAGCCGCACCATGGACGCGGCCAAACAGGCCATCCAGTCGCCGCTGCTGGAGACCTCTATCGAGGGCGCGACCGGCGTGCTGATCAACATCACCGGCAGCGAAGATTTGGGTATGCTGGAGATCAACGAGGCGGCCAGCGTCATTTCCCAGGCGGTGGATCCGGAGGCCAACATCATCTTCGGCGCGGGCATTGACCCGGCGCTGGAGAGCCAGGTGCGCATCACCGTCATCGCCACCGGCTTTGACGATGTGCAAAGCAAGTCGAAGGCTGCGGCCAAGGTGGACGCGGGCGCCGCGCCCGCAGCTAAGGTGCAGCCAGGTGCAAAGCCGGCCGCGCAAAAGGGCAGCGGCGGCCTGATCGATCCGTATAACGTCAAAAAGCCCACCGCTGAGCTGGGCAATATGTTCGGAGGTTCCCCCGCGCCGCGCACGCGCGATCGCGATATGGATTACGAGCCCCCTCGTCAGGCGCGCGCGTACAGAGAGCAGGTCGAGCAGGACGACGACTACGAGGAGCAGGAGGATATCCCCGCGTTCCTGCGTCCGCGCAAACGCCGTCGCTAA
- the ftsA gene encoding cell division protein FtsA, with product MRQTVAAIDFGTSKIVCVIAQKRAGAAYHVLGSGTVPYAGYSDGRWNDIKKLEDATYAAIREAELSAKRKVRQIYVGVPGDFTRAVCGRAKVDVMSKDRRVSKQDVLKLMRRAEQPLRTQHYKILHRRPVYFTLDTRERMVNPIGARTSTLAGNISCILADSLFLRQTHALMEYLGLEIAAHVSTMVGMLTSMIPREEKDVGCVLVDAGFATSTVSLVQGDGIVYQETIPYGACEIVTDLMGGLNINYEEADAIKRRYAFGLDNEGQMQLMSFVDRTDRVKKYSVESVSEVIEARVEEVIDQIMEVIERSGYRLAARSMVYLAGGGLATMRGIRQFASALLNRNVQVITPQAPGVNNPVYASVLGLIDYACYPDALQQSTGLFSFLQR from the coding sequence ATGAGGCAAACGGTTGCAGCCATTGACTTTGGAACCTCGAAGATCGTTTGCGTTATCGCGCAGAAGCGCGCCGGGGCCGCCTACCACGTGCTGGGGAGCGGCACTGTGCCGTATGCCGGCTACAGCGACGGACGGTGGAACGACATCAAGAAATTGGAGGATGCCACCTATGCGGCCATACGGGAGGCGGAGCTTTCCGCCAAGCGTAAGGTGCGCCAGATTTACGTCGGCGTGCCCGGCGACTTTACCCGCGCGGTATGCGGGCGCGCAAAAGTGGACGTCATGTCCAAAGATCGACGTGTTTCCAAACAGGACGTACTTAAACTGATGCGCCGCGCAGAGCAGCCGCTCCGCACGCAGCACTACAAAATACTGCACAGGCGCCCAGTATACTTTACACTCGATACGCGCGAGCGCATGGTCAATCCCATCGGCGCGCGGACAAGCACCCTGGCCGGCAACATCAGCTGCATCTTGGCCGACAGCCTGTTTTTGCGCCAGACGCACGCGCTGATGGAGTATTTGGGCCTGGAGATCGCGGCGCACGTCTCCACCATGGTGGGCATGCTCACGAGCATGATCCCGCGTGAGGAAAAGGACGTGGGCTGCGTGCTGGTGGACGCTGGCTTTGCCACCTCCACCGTATCGCTGGTGCAGGGGGACGGCATCGTCTATCAGGAGACGATTCCCTACGGCGCATGCGAGATCGTCACCGACCTGATGGGCGGCCTCAACATTAACTATGAAGAGGCAGACGCCATCAAGCGGCGCTACGCGTTTGGCCTGGACAACGAAGGGCAGATGCAGCTGATGAGCTTTGTAGACCGCACCGACCGCGTCAAAAAGTACAGTGTCGAGTCGGTCTCGGAGGTTATTGAGGCGCGGGTGGAGGAAGTGATCGACCAGATCATGGAAGTGATCGAGCGATCCGGCTACCGCCTGGCGGCGCGCTCCATGGTGTACTTGGCAGGCGGCGGTCTGGCCACGATGCGGGGCATCCGTCAGTTTGCCTCGGCGCTCTTAAACCGCAACGTGCAGGTTATCACGCCGCAGGCGCCCGGGGTCAACAACCCCGTCTACGCAAGCGTATTGGGGCTTATCGATTACGCGTGCTACCCCGACGCGCTGCAGCAATCCACAGGCTTATTTTCTTTTCTTCAGCGCTGA
- a CDS encoding FtsQ-type POTRA domain-containing protein: MAKNPQGKKHHTLMRLFIVLLLASAVTLLYFEVLVIRKVEFVGNQRFDSDELLAMSGMTYGESMLRLDKARITQSMEENPYIVVESVKRSYPDRVVITIRERRATALCDYMGRKLLLDAEGVVLAITDNVDEFTLPTITGWDVTSAVPGQAVGVAQDVQRYNLQQVLQELERQGVLGSISSIDITSAVQIRMVTADGMQIKLGNTDNMPKKIAWVVQMLPQLQAEGMRRGTLDVSATDTASYTPEAVTNGLQTPADGGQNAPE; encoded by the coding sequence ATGGCAAAGAATCCCCAGGGGAAAAAGCATCACACCCTGATGCGCCTGTTCATCGTGCTGCTGCTTGCCTCCGCTGTGACGCTGCTGTATTTTGAGGTGCTGGTGATCCGCAAAGTGGAATTTGTGGGGAACCAGCGCTTTGATTCGGACGAGCTGCTCGCCATGTCGGGTATGACATACGGGGAGAGCATGCTGCGCCTGGACAAGGCGCGCATCACCCAGAGTATGGAGGAAAACCCCTATATCGTGGTGGAGAGTGTCAAGCGCAGCTACCCCGACCGCGTGGTGATCACCATCCGGGAGCGTAGAGCAACGGCGTTGTGCGATTACATGGGCAGAAAGCTGTTGCTCGATGCCGAGGGAGTCGTGCTGGCCATCACGGACAATGTCGACGAGTTTACATTGCCCACCATCACCGGCTGGGATGTAACGAGCGCCGTGCCCGGACAAGCCGTGGGCGTGGCGCAGGACGTGCAGCGCTACAATTTGCAGCAGGTGCTCCAGGAGTTGGAGCGCCAGGGCGTGCTGGGCTCGATCAGCAGCATTGACATCACCTCTGCCGTGCAAATCCGCATGGTTACGGCCGATGGCATGCAGATCAAGCTGGGCAATACGGATAATATGCCCAAAAAGATCGCGTGGGTCGTACAGATGCTGCCCCAGCTGCAGGCAGAGGGGATGCGGCGCGGGACGCTGGATGTTTCGGCCACCGACACCGCCAGCTACACGCCAGAAGCAGTGACAAATGGTTTACAAACACCGGCTGATGGCGGACAAAATGCGCCGGAATAA
- the murA gene encoding UDP-N-acetylglucosamine 1-carboxyvinyltransferase: MDEWVIEGGRPLAGSVHITGAKNAVLPVLAATMLYEQPIVIDNVPDLLDTQNMLAILEHLGGKVARQGRRLHIDTAEAACWSMPEWLAKEVRSSIFMLGPILGRFRQAVVTYPGGCDIGLRPIDLHLAGLRALGVRISEHGGHIYCDGSAMRGGVVHLDFPSVGATENIMMAAAFIPGSTVLENAAKEPEIVELQQFLRSIGANVQGAGSSTIYIEGETARQQRFDPVHHSVMPDRIVAGTYMVAAAITGGDITVEQVVPEHLTAITVKLREAGCDVIVGKDSIRVRCNRRPQAVHLIETQPYPGFPTDMQAQMMTLCALSEGTSVLVENIFESRYKHVPELVRMGAQIMVKDRMAVVRGVPHLMGAHLQAHDLRGGAALALAALAAEGTSVLSGTHLVARGYERMDEVLAALGGSVQPCGI; the protein is encoded by the coding sequence ATGGACGAATGGGTGATTGAGGGCGGCAGACCGCTTGCGGGCAGCGTACATATTACGGGGGCGAAGAACGCGGTTTTACCGGTGCTTGCAGCTACCATGCTCTATGAGCAACCGATTGTTATCGACAACGTACCCGATCTGCTCGATACGCAGAATATGCTGGCCATCCTGGAGCACCTGGGGGGCAAGGTGGCGCGCCAGGGCCGGCGCCTGCACATCGATACCGCCGAGGCGGCGTGCTGGTCCATGCCCGAGTGGCTGGCCAAGGAAGTGCGCTCTTCCATCTTTATGCTGGGGCCCATCCTGGGCAGATTCCGCCAGGCGGTGGTAACGTACCCGGGCGGATGCGATATCGGGTTGCGGCCCATTGACCTGCATCTGGCGGGCCTGCGCGCGCTGGGCGTGCGCATCAGCGAGCATGGCGGGCACATCTACTGTGATGGCAGCGCCATGCGCGGCGGCGTGGTGCACCTGGATTTTCCCAGCGTGGGGGCCACGGAGAATATCATGATGGCCGCCGCGTTTATTCCGGGCAGCACGGTGCTGGAAAACGCCGCCAAGGAGCCCGAGATCGTGGAGCTACAGCAGTTTTTGCGCAGCATCGGGGCCAATGTGCAGGGCGCGGGGTCGAGCACCATCTACATCGAAGGGGAGACGGCCCGCCAGCAGCGCTTCGATCCGGTGCACCACAGCGTGATGCCTGACCGCATTGTGGCGGGCACCTATATGGTGGCGGCTGCCATCACGGGCGGGGATATTACGGTGGAGCAGGTCGTGCCCGAGCACCTGACGGCAATCACCGTCAAGCTGCGGGAGGCGGGCTGCGATGTGATTGTGGGCAAGGACAGCATCCGCGTGCGCTGCAACCGGCGCCCGCAGGCGGTGCACTTGATTGAGACGCAGCCCTACCCGGGTTTCCCCACCGACATGCAGGCCCAGATGATGACGCTCTGCGCCCTGTCCGAGGGCACCAGCGTGCTGGTGGAAAATATCTTTGAAAGCCGTTACAAGCACGTGCCCGAGCTGGTGCGCATGGGCGCGCAGATCATGGTCAAGGACCGCATGGCGGTGGTGCGCGGGGTGCCCCACCTGATGGGGGCGCATCTGCAGGCGCACGATCTGCGCGGCGGTGCGGCGCTCGCGCTGGCCGCGCTGGCGGCTGAGGGCACCAGCGTGCTCTCCGGCACGCACCTGGTGGCGCGCGGCTATGAGCGCATGGACGAGGTGCTCGCTGCGCTAGGAGGCAGCGTGCAGCCCTGTGGCATATAA
- the ftsW gene encoding putative lipid II flippase FtsW encodes MQGQKASVKKPAHKKRHMDFAILVLTIILLCVGLIMVYDASYYAAQQSADYEYDGAYFFKKQLLGAAMGVVLLIVGYMVPYQWWRKWCGPLLIVGLISLCLVWVPKIGVDINGARRWIKIPGLPSIQPSEIARFAMVVYLAHGMTIKHERMGSFKQGVLPFIAVMCIYCGLIALQPNLSMLASFVLLTLVMLWIGGANLWHLGGVTLAGGAGVGGLMFLMPHAFQRYLAFIDPWKDAQGNGYQLVQSLYAVGAGGWTGLGFGNSRQKFLYLPYRESDFIFAIYIEEFGFLGAIALLAVYWLLIWRGIRVATRCPDRFGRYLAAGIVGMIAIQVIINVAVVTGSMPPTGLPLPFISAGGSSLAIFMAEIGILLNISKQSAAA; translated from the coding sequence ATGCAGGGACAGAAGGCGAGTGTGAAAAAACCCGCGCACAAAAAGCGGCATATGGACTTTGCGATTCTGGTGCTGACCATCATTCTGCTGTGTGTGGGCCTGATCATGGTTTACGATGCCAGCTACTATGCGGCGCAGCAATCGGCGGATTATGAATACGACGGCGCCTATTTCTTTAAAAAGCAGCTGCTGGGCGCGGCGATGGGCGTCGTTTTGCTGATCGTGGGGTACATGGTGCCCTACCAGTGGTGGCGTAAGTGGTGCGGCCCGCTGCTGATTGTTGGCCTGATCTCCCTCTGCCTGGTGTGGGTGCCTAAAATCGGCGTAGATATCAACGGCGCGCGGCGGTGGATCAAGATACCAGGCCTGCCCAGCATTCAGCCCTCGGAGATCGCGCGCTTTGCCATGGTGGTGTACCTTGCCCACGGCATGACCATCAAGCATGAGCGCATGGGCAGCTTCAAGCAGGGCGTGCTGCCCTTTATCGCAGTGATGTGCATCTACTGCGGGCTGATCGCCCTACAGCCCAATTTGAGCATGCTGGCATCCTTCGTGCTGCTGACGCTGGTGATGCTGTGGATCGGCGGGGCCAACCTGTGGCATCTGGGCGGCGTGACGCTGGCGGGCGGCGCGGGCGTAGGGGGACTGATGTTCCTTATGCCCCATGCCTTCCAGCGCTACCTAGCGTTTATCGACCCGTGGAAGGACGCCCAGGGCAACGGTTACCAGTTGGTGCAGTCGCTCTATGCCGTGGGCGCGGGAGGCTGGACGGGGCTGGGCTTTGGCAACAGCCGCCAGAAGTTCCTCTACCTGCCGTACCGCGAAAGCGACTTTATCTTTGCCATCTATATTGAGGAGTTCGGCTTTCTGGGCGCCATCGCGCTATTGGCAGTCTACTGGCTGCTCATCTGGCGCGGTATCCGCGTAGCCACGCGCTGCCCGGACCGCTTTGGCCGCTACCTGGCTGCGGGCATCGTGGGCATGATCGCGATCCAGGTGATCATCAACGTGGCGGTCGTCACCGGCAGCATGCCGCCAACTGGACTGCCGCTGCCCTTCATCAGCGCGGGCGGCAGCTCCCTTGCGATCTTTATGGCGGAGATCGGCATCCTGCTCAATATCTCCAAGCAGAGCGCCGCCGCCTAA